The Synechocystis sp. PCC 7509 genome includes a window with the following:
- a CDS encoding chaperone modulator CbpM, with amino-acid sequence MSFSLSKIVVSPEGEQLYTFEYAASIAETSTTVVEIYVELGVIEAFGSMLRSREIARIAQIGRLRQDLGLNLVGAAMVLDMAQEIAQLRAQLKVYQSHPS; translated from the coding sequence ATGAGCTTCAGCCTGTCAAAAATTGTGGTTTCACCGGAAGGCGAGCAACTGTATACCTTTGAATATGCCGCATCTATTGCTGAAACTTCAACTACGGTTGTGGAAATTTATGTTGAATTAGGCGTAATTGAAGCTTTCGGCTCTATGCTCCGTTCCCGCGAGATTGCGCGAATTGCTCAGATTGGGAGGTTGCGTCAAGACTTGGGGTTGAACTTAGTCGGAGCCGCAATGGTGCTAGATATGGCTCAGGAAATTGCTCAATTACGCGCACAGCTTAAAGTTTATCAATCTCATCCATCTTAA
- a CDS encoding DnaJ C-terminal domain-containing protein yields the protein MATATDFKDYYATLGVNKTATFEEIKQAYRKLARKCHPDLNPGDKDAEAKFKDLNEVNQVLSDPEKRQKYDRFGQHWNQPGYGEAPPPSANNNAATGDFNQYDNFDSFINDLLGRSGRRTQSSRSPTDDFSNGFRSQAPAPDTEAAIALTFSEAFHGVQKRLLLDDETINVRIPAGAKPGSRIRIKGKGRPSPFSPQRGDLYLTIEVLPHPFFRFEGDNLVCDVPIRPDEAVLGAEIKVPTPDGSVTMKVPKGLRSGRSLRLRGKGWTLQKGGRGDLFAKLQIVTPQDLSPIEQECYEKIKANTNFNPRAQLEEIKL from the coding sequence ATGGCAACTGCAACAGATTTTAAGGACTACTACGCCACCCTGGGAGTAAACAAAACTGCAACTTTTGAAGAAATCAAACAAGCTTATCGAAAGCTTGCCCGTAAGTGCCATCCTGACCTCAATCCTGGGGACAAAGATGCAGAGGCAAAGTTTAAAGACCTTAATGAAGTAAATCAGGTACTTTCCGATCCAGAGAAACGGCAAAAGTACGATCGCTTTGGTCAGCACTGGAACCAGCCAGGTTATGGTGAAGCACCGCCACCCAGTGCAAATAATAATGCGGCGACGGGCGACTTTAATCAGTACGACAACTTTGATTCCTTTATCAACGATTTGCTAGGTCGATCGGGACGTAGAACCCAGTCCAGTCGTAGTCCTACTGATGATTTTAGTAACGGTTTTCGTTCCCAAGCTCCCGCACCAGATACCGAAGCTGCGATCGCTCTCACATTTTCTGAAGCGTTTCATGGTGTCCAGAAACGTTTGCTGCTTGATGACGAAACAATCAACGTCCGCATTCCCGCAGGCGCAAAACCAGGCAGTCGAATTCGGATCAAAGGTAAAGGTCGTCCGAGTCCTTTCTCTCCACAGCGCGGCGATTTATATCTCACGATTGAAGTATTGCCTCATCCATTCTTTCGATTTGAGGGCGACAACCTTGTTTGTGACGTGCCAATTCGCCCCGATGAAGCGGTTTTAGGGGCTGAAATTAAAGTGCCGACCCCTGATGGCAGTGTGACGATGAAAGTTCCTAAAGGCTTACGGTCAGGGCGATCGCTTAGATTGCGCGGCAAAGGCTGGACATTGCAAAAAGGGGGACGAGGAGACTTGTTCGCCAAGCTTCAGATTGTTACGCCGCAAGACCTAAGCCCAATCGAGCAAGAATGTTACGAAAAAATTAAGGCAAATACTAACTTTAACCCACGCGCCCAGTTGGAGGAGATCAAATTATGA
- a CDS encoding NADP-dependent oxidoreductase, with protein MTNIISREIQLVSRPNGIPTADNFALVQTELEPLQEQQVLVRNLYISVDPYMRGRMNDRKSYVPPFKLGKPLDGGAVGEVIESHAKEFKPGDVVTSNFGWREYFIASPQELHLVNREVQPLSVYLGVLGITGMTAWVGLNLVEVKAGDIIFISGAAGAVGNVAGQLAKLRGCRVIGSAGSLEKVRMLREECGFDVAFNYKTDPILEQLNLAAPDGIDVYFDNVGGETLEAALSALRVHGRIVACGSISGYNDEKPQPGPTNLFNMIAKRLTMKGLIVSDWLDRQSEFEQEVGGYFQAGKLKNQETVVTGIDRAVDAFIGLFDGKNVGKMVVKLN; from the coding sequence ATGACTAATATAATCAGCCGAGAGATTCAGTTAGTTTCCCGCCCTAACGGGATTCCAACCGCCGACAATTTTGCCTTGGTGCAGACTGAACTAGAGCCGCTTCAAGAGCAACAGGTACTTGTTCGCAATCTCTATATTTCAGTCGATCCATATATGCGCGGTCGTATGAACGACAGAAAATCCTATGTTCCACCATTTAAGTTAGGTAAACCGCTTGACGGTGGTGCAGTAGGTGAAGTTATCGAGTCGCACGCTAAAGAATTCAAGCCAGGCGATGTCGTTACTTCCAATTTTGGCTGGCGGGAATACTTTATTGCTTCACCGCAAGAGTTGCATCTGGTCAACCGTGAGGTTCAACCGCTTTCTGTTTACCTCGGTGTCCTCGGTATTACAGGTATGACCGCTTGGGTTGGGTTAAATTTGGTAGAAGTCAAAGCCGGGGATATAATTTTTATTTCAGGAGCCGCCGGAGCGGTGGGAAATGTGGCGGGACAACTGGCAAAATTGCGTGGGTGTCGTGTCATTGGTTCAGCCGGGTCACTGGAGAAAGTTAGAATGCTGCGGGAAGAATGCGGATTTGATGTTGCTTTCAATTACAAAACCGACCCTATTCTCGAACAACTGAACCTTGCAGCACCAGACGGGATTGATGTTTATTTTGATAATGTCGGTGGCGAAACCCTCGAAGCAGCGCTCTCGGCATTGCGCGTGCATGGTCGAATCGTTGCTTGTGGCAGCATTTCTGGTTACAACGATGAAAAACCGCAGCCTGGCCCTACCAATCTATTTAACATGATTGCTAAACGGTTGACGATGAAAGGGCTAATCGTTAGTGATTGGTTAGATCGTCAAAGTGAATTTGAGCAAGAAGTAGGCGGCTATTTCCAAGCTGGCAAATTGAAAAACCAGGAAACAGTAGTGACCGGAATCGATCGAGCGGTAGACGCATTCATCGGACTTTTTGACGGCAAAAATGTTGGCAAGATGGTGGTGAAGTTGAATTGA
- a CDS encoding oleate hydratase produces the protein MVKKSNAYLLGGGIGSLAAAAFMIRDGGLPGQNIFILEAKPILGGSLDRAGNPVDGYSLRGGRMLTTDNYECTWDLYKSIPSMSSPGKTVFDETIDFNEQHKSNSMARLVDHRRAKVPVSSMGFSMQNRKELLELSLADEDKLGASCITDWLSPDFFETEFWYMWVTTFAFQPWHSAIEFKRYLHRFMLEFTRIETLGGVKRTIYNQYDSLVRPLQSWLTSQGVNVILDSKVTDLERTTEEGKLVVTGIHYQQKGESKAIAVKDGDLVFLQNGSMTDASSLGSMTSAPKQLTKPDCDSWTLWEKLAAENRDFGNPAAFNSSIAQSLWESFTVTLKNPAFFDKIAEFSGNQAGTGGLITFKDSNWLMSIVLAYQPHFINQPADVQVFWGYALFPDRVGNFVPKPMSECNGAEILKELCGHLRFELDIMESANCIPCRMPYITSMFMPRLRTDRPLPIPHSSKNLAFISQFVEIPDDVVFTVEYSVRAAQMAVYEFLGIERQIPPISSHDKSLRVQFEALIKAFK, from the coding sequence ATGGTTAAGAAATCTAATGCCTATCTGTTGGGTGGTGGTATTGGCTCTTTAGCCGCCGCAGCTTTCATGATTCGTGACGGTGGACTCCCCGGTCAAAATATTTTTATCCTAGAAGCAAAGCCCATCTTGGGCGGGAGTCTGGATAGAGCCGGAAACCCTGTAGACGGTTATTCGTTGCGAGGGGGACGGATGTTGACGACCGACAATTACGAATGCACTTGGGATCTCTACAAGTCAATACCCTCGATGAGTTCGCCCGGTAAAACGGTATTTGACGAAACCATAGATTTCAATGAGCAGCACAAGTCAAATTCTATGGCGCGGCTCGTTGACCACCGCCGGGCGAAAGTTCCCGTGAGTTCGATGGGCTTTTCTATGCAAAATCGCAAGGAATTGTTGGAGCTTAGTCTCGCTGATGAAGACAAGTTAGGTGCAAGTTGTATAACCGATTGGCTTTCTCCAGACTTCTTTGAAACTGAATTCTGGTATATGTGGGTTACTACCTTCGCTTTCCAGCCCTGGCACAGTGCCATTGAATTCAAGCGTTATTTGCATCGCTTCATGCTTGAATTTACTCGGATTGAAACCCTTGGAGGTGTTAAGCGCACCATCTACAATCAGTACGATTCATTGGTTCGTCCATTGCAGAGTTGGCTCACCTCCCAAGGTGTCAATGTCATTTTAGATTCTAAAGTGACAGACCTAGAGCGCACCACTGAAGAAGGTAAGTTGGTAGTAACAGGTATTCACTATCAGCAGAAGGGTGAAAGTAAAGCGATCGCGGTTAAAGACGGCGACCTAGTTTTTCTGCAAAACGGATCGATGACTGATGCCTCCAGTTTGGGGTCAATGACAAGTGCGCCTAAGCAGCTAACAAAACCGGACTGTGATAGTTGGACTCTATGGGAAAAACTGGCGGCGGAAAACCGAGATTTTGGGAATCCTGCGGCTTTCAACAGTAGTATTGCTCAATCTCTCTGGGAGTCTTTCACCGTCACGCTAAAAAACCCCGCATTTTTTGATAAAATCGCCGAATTTAGCGGCAATCAAGCGGGGACTGGCGGACTCATCACGTTTAAAGACTCAAACTGGCTGATGTCGATTGTGCTTGCCTATCAACCCCATTTTATAAATCAGCCTGCTGATGTACAGGTCTTTTGGGGCTATGCCCTTTTCCCCGATCGCGTGGGGAATTTTGTTCCTAAACCGATGAGTGAGTGCAACGGTGCAGAAATTCTCAAAGAACTCTGCGGTCATCTGAGATTTGAGCTAGATATCATGGAATCAGCAAACTGCATTCCTTGCAGAATGCCCTACATCACAAGTATGTTTATGCCTCGTCTACGCACAGATCGACCGTTACCGATCCCGCATAGCTCAAAAAACCTCGCTTTCATTAGCCAGTTTGTCGAAATTCCTGATGATGTCGTTTTTACGGTTGAGTATTCAGTACGAGCGGCTCAAATGGCGGTTTACGAATTTTTAGGTATCGAGCGCCAGATTCCACCTATTTCATCTCATGACAAGTCACTACGAGTACAGTTTGAAGCTTTAATTAAGGCGTTTAAATGA
- a CDS encoding pyridoxamine 5'-phosphate oxidase family protein produces MSSKEIQDLLQKVGYGHLGYIHEGKPYVMPMNYYLKEKDIYLFTTEGMKTHDIDANPEVCLQVEEIHESSHWRSVIVSGQAERLTEQQDIDRAMQLVKERNPTLSPAINRTWVDSWGHSEAIAIYRIHESERSGRTTDGVSSK; encoded by the coding sequence ATGAGTTCAAAAGAAATACAAGACCTCTTGCAAAAAGTAGGGTACGGTCATCTTGGCTACATACATGAAGGAAAACCCTATGTGATGCCAATGAATTATTATCTCAAAGAAAAGGACATCTACCTGTTTACAACCGAAGGCATGAAGACTCATGACATAGACGCGAATCCAGAAGTTTGCCTACAGGTTGAAGAAATCCACGAGTCCTCTCATTGGCGTAGCGTGATTGTTTCGGGTCAAGCCGAACGTCTCACGGAGCAGCAAGACATTGATCGCGCTATGCAATTGGTCAAAGAACGCAATCCAACGCTGTCACCTGCTATCAATCGAACCTGGGTTGATTCATGGGGACATTCCGAAGCGATCGCCATCTACCGCATCCACGAGAGTGAAAGGAGCGGACGCACAACTGATGGCGTAAGTAGTAAGTAA
- a CDS encoding alternative oxidase — protein sequence MIRLLVNILEALLNTFYRTRIYPRFYVLETVARVPYFAFTSVLHLYETMGWWRKADWIKVHFAESWNELHHLLIAESLGGNQYWIDRFVAHTGAFVYYWIVVFVYVLSPRHAYNFMQQVEEHAYHTYNAFIKEHGDELKTLPAPQIAINYYQDGDLYLFDEFQTTRVPQERRPKIENLYDVFVAIREDELEHVKTMIACQQPDAQQTFQSPHAAIRIPLSESVKAAINEHTADIMREAVEKQPVEIL from the coding sequence ATGATTAGACTACTCGTCAACATTTTAGAAGCACTACTAAATACCTTTTATCGTACTCGCATATATCCACGATTTTATGTATTAGAAACAGTCGCTCGCGTCCCTTACTTCGCTTTCACCTCCGTTCTACATCTGTATGAAACAATGGGTTGGTGGCGCAAAGCAGACTGGATAAAAGTCCACTTTGCCGAATCTTGGAACGAATTACATCATCTACTTATTGCCGAGTCTCTTGGCGGCAATCAATACTGGATTGACCGCTTTGTTGCTCATACAGGAGCCTTTGTTTACTACTGGATTGTTGTTTTTGTATATGTCCTTTCCCCCCGCCATGCCTACAATTTTATGCAGCAGGTGGAAGAACACGCATACCATACCTATAATGCTTTCATAAAAGAGCATGGTGATGAACTTAAAACTTTGCCAGCACCGCAAATCGCCATTAATTACTATCAGGATGGCGACCTTTACTTATTTGATGAATTTCAAACTACACGAGTTCCTCAAGAACGTCGTCCCAAAATTGAAAATCTCTACGATGTATTTGTTGCTATTAGGGAAGATGAACTAGAACACGTCAAAACAATGATTGCTTGCCAACAACCTGATGCCCAACAAACCTTTCAAAGTCCCCATGCTGCTATCAGAATACCTCTAAGCGAATCAGTTAAAGCTGCAATTAACGAACATACGGCTGACATCATGCGAGAAGCAGTGGAGAAGCAACCAGTTGAAATTTTGTAA
- a CDS encoding Crp/Fnr family transcriptional regulator, with product MSLSTSLPILVQNQILTALSSESYTRLLPKLDNVPLIFKQVIYEPGELIQHVYFPLSGVVSLLTILADGTETEVGIVGNEGITGISVFLGIDVTSIKAIVQIPGDAMRMRTSDFKAALLDGALHNLLQRYTHTLIGQISQTVACNSHHSIEERCCRWLLMCGDRAKSDHFPITQEFLSHMLGVRRASVTVVAGMLQKAGLISYSRGRMTILNRPGLEEVSCECYESIKSEFDRVFGVTVATMPEKSRRADRRKSSKQLSGLEKQSEA from the coding sequence ATGTCCTTGTCAACCTCACTGCCAATTTTGGTTCAAAACCAGATTTTGACTGCACTTTCTTCTGAATCTTATACACGTCTTCTCCCTAAGCTCGATAATGTTCCTTTGATTTTCAAGCAGGTAATTTACGAGCCTGGAGAACTGATCCAGCACGTTTATTTTCCTTTGAGTGGCGTAGTTTCCTTACTCACTATCTTGGCAGACGGGACGGAAACTGAAGTGGGTATAGTAGGCAATGAAGGCATAACAGGTATCTCTGTATTCTTGGGAATTGATGTAACGTCGATTAAGGCGATCGTGCAAATTCCCGGTGATGCTATGCGGATGCGGACCTCTGACTTTAAAGCAGCACTTTTAGACGGTGCGCTGCACAATTTACTGCAACGCTATACCCATACGCTGATTGGTCAAATTTCCCAAACCGTTGCTTGTAACAGCCATCACTCCATCGAAGAACGCTGTTGTCGTTGGTTACTAATGTGTGGCGATCGCGCCAAGTCAGACCACTTTCCGATCACCCAAGAGTTTCTCTCCCATATGCTAGGCGTGCGCCGCGCCAGTGTAACGGTAGTTGCTGGTATGCTGCAAAAGGCAGGACTAATCAGCTATAGTCGCGGTCGCATGACTATTCTCAACCGTCCTGGTTTGGAAGAAGTTAGCTGCGAGTGCTATGAGAGCATCAAATCAGAGTTTGACCGCGTTTTCGGTGTAACAGTGGCGACAATGCCAGAAAAGTCGCGTCGAGCGGATAGGAGAAAAAGCTCTAAGCAATTATCAGGTTTAGAAAAGCAATCAGAAGCCTAG
- a CDS encoding SDR family oxidoreductase, translating to MTTYLVTGANRGIGYEYCRQIQARGDSAIAVCREASKELKALGIRVEENIDITSDDSVANLHKKLGETQIDVLINNAAIAKNITLEHLNFDSIREQFEVNALGALRVTQVLLPRLKVGAKVVMMTSRMGSIGDNTSGGSYGYRMSKVALSMAGKSLSHDLKPRGIAVAILHPGLVQTRMTNFSASGITPEVSVRGLLARIDGLTLENTGTFWHSNGEVLPW from the coding sequence ATGACAACGTATTTAGTTACAGGGGCAAATCGTGGCATCGGCTATGAATATTGCCGTCAAATTCAGGCGCGGGGGGATAGTGCGATCGCAGTTTGTCGGGAAGCGTCTAAGGAGTTGAAGGCGCTAGGAATCCGAGTAGAAGAAAACATCGATATAACTTCTGATGATTCTGTCGCCAACTTGCACAAGAAGCTAGGAGAAACCCAAATTGATGTACTAATTAACAATGCTGCAATCGCCAAGAACATAACACTGGAACATCTAAACTTTGACAGTATCCGAGAACAGTTTGAAGTAAATGCTTTAGGCGCGTTGCGGGTAACTCAGGTATTACTTCCGCGTCTCAAGGTAGGTGCAAAGGTGGTAATGATGACAAGTCGCATGGGGTCAATTGGCGATAATACTTCTGGCGGTTCTTACGGCTATCGAATGTCTAAAGTGGCGCTATCAATGGCAGGTAAATCGTTGTCCCACGACCTCAAACCACGAGGTATTGCTGTGGCTATTTTGCATCCAGGTTTGGTGCAAACTCGAATGACTAATTTTAGTGCTTCTGGTATCACGCCAGAAGTATCGGTACGGGGATTATTAGCTCGGATTGATGGGCTAACGCTAGAGAATACGGGGACTTTTTGGCACAGCAATGGAGAGGTGTTGCCTTGGTAG
- a CDS encoding SDR family NAD(P)-dependent oxidoreductase, which yields MDIQGKTALITGASRGIGQAIALELAKAGVKRLLLLARDEAKLAEVAAKVSELGVEVVILALDLTKPVELNTALAQAWRDYGAIHLLINCAGVAHQTPFLQSQLPHMQEEIAVNLVGMYTITRIIARRMARQGEGNIVNVSSLMGKIAAPTMATYSATKFAILGFTQALRGELAAHNIRVTALLPSLTDTDMVRELKLFRWVVPMTSKQVATRLIAGLRKDEPEILVGWQSHLAVWFNRIAPMLVEKILLMAAPLSQERQKRYQRFRYARNAS from the coding sequence ATGGACATTCAAGGAAAGACAGCTTTAATTACTGGAGCTAGTCGTGGGATCGGACAAGCGATCGCCCTGGAACTAGCAAAAGCAGGAGTCAAACGCCTATTGTTACTAGCACGGGATGAAGCTAAGTTAGCTGAAGTGGCAGCTAAGGTGTCCGAACTTGGCGTAGAAGTTGTCATCCTAGCTTTGGATTTGACAAAGCCTGTAGAACTAAATACGGCACTGGCACAAGCATGGCGAGATTACGGAGCAATTCATTTACTTATTAATTGTGCTGGCGTTGCCCACCAAACGCCTTTCCTGCAATCTCAACTACCGCATATGCAGGAAGAAATTGCTGTTAATTTAGTTGGAATGTACACCATTACTCGGATAATTGCTCGGCGCATGGCAAGACAAGGGGAAGGAAACATCGTGAATGTTTCTAGTCTCATGGGCAAGATAGCCGCACCGACAATGGCTACTTATTCTGCTACCAAGTTTGCAATTTTAGGCTTTACGCAAGCCTTGCGTGGTGAACTAGCCGCACACAATATTCGAGTAACAGCTTTGTTACCATCTTTGACGGACACTGATATGGTGCGAGAATTAAAATTGTTCCGTTGGGTAGTGCCGATGACTTCTAAGCAAGTGGCAACTAGATTAATTGCCGGACTGCGTAAAGACGAACCAGAAATTTTGGTAGGATGGCAAAGTCATTTAGCTGTATGGTTCAATCGTATTGCTCCAATGTTGGTAGAGAAAATACTACTAATGGCTGCTCCGCTTTCTCAGGAAAGACAAAAGCGCTATCAAAGATTTAGATACGCTAGGAACGCTTCATAA
- a CDS encoding virulence factor, translating into MQLRSIETTPSPHCIKLNLSEVISAKALTLQQGVTKPDAPAFAQQILAIESVQSVFLFQDFITLTRQGNADWQPILAKAADIIGVAKDANKALLAQVSPSQITATSANSTTEQPTPSNFGQVEVSVQVFRAIGIQVRAVSADGQQARVALPDRFNQALQRTIVATGANYVAERRWEPYPSPAGSADDVARIVADEIADLIDDDELARIEAAAISNHAETKQFSHTDLQQSLLAELRHPNWKHRLKALQQIEVNSETLDRVLTLLNDEQSTIRRWAAALLGASGMTAVVEPLCQIALADPSAIVRRTAGDALSDLGDVAAIATMTQALTDPSKLMRWRAARFLNELGDLGAVDALHQAVNSETEFDVRIEMMAALERIEGGGDTQLPMWQRITQGIVNQ; encoded by the coding sequence ATGCAACTTCGCTCAATTGAAACTACTCCCAGTCCTCACTGTATCAAGCTTAACCTAAGCGAGGTAATTAGCGCCAAAGCTCTAACCTTACAACAAGGAGTGACGAAGCCGGATGCCCCTGCTTTTGCCCAACAGATACTTGCCATTGAATCGGTACAATCGGTCTTTTTATTCCAGGACTTCATTACCCTTACGCGCCAAGGAAACGCAGATTGGCAGCCTATTTTAGCTAAAGCTGCGGATATTATTGGGGTAGCGAAGGATGCTAACAAAGCGTTACTCGCTCAAGTTTCTCCGTCTCAGATAACAGCAACAAGCGCTAATTCCACTACTGAGCAGCCTACACCCTCAAATTTTGGTCAAGTTGAAGTTTCTGTACAGGTGTTTCGGGCAATTGGGATTCAAGTTCGAGCGGTTTCTGCTGATGGTCAACAAGCACGAGTAGCGTTGCCTGACCGATTTAACCAAGCATTGCAAAGGACAATTGTTGCAACGGGAGCCAATTATGTAGCCGAGCGACGCTGGGAACCTTATCCGTCTCCGGCTGGTTCTGCTGATGACGTGGCAAGGATAGTTGCTGATGAAATTGCCGATTTAATTGATGACGATGAGTTGGCTCGAATCGAAGCCGCCGCTATCTCTAATCATGCTGAAACTAAACAATTCAGCCATACCGATTTGCAGCAATCTCTATTAGCGGAGCTACGTCACCCGAACTGGAAACATCGACTTAAAGCCCTTCAACAGATTGAAGTTAACTCTGAAACATTGGATCGGGTTTTAACTTTACTCAATGACGAACAAAGCACAATCCGACGTTGGGCGGCGGCTCTTTTGGGTGCTAGTGGGATGACGGCGGTAGTTGAACCCCTCTGTCAGATTGCCCTTGCCGATCCCTCCGCTATTGTACGTCGGACGGCGGGGGATGCCTTGAGCGATTTGGGAGATGTAGCGGCGATCGCCACAATGACTCAAGCATTAACAGATCCCTCAAAGCTAATGAGGTGGAGAGCCGCTCGATTTTTAAACGAATTGGGCGATCTAGGTGCGGTGGATGCTCTACACCAGGCTGTAAACAGCGAAACCGAATTTGATGTACGCATTGAGATGATGGCAGCGTTGGAACGGATTGAGGGCGGTGGCGATACGCAGCTACCAATGTGGCAGAGAATTACTCAAGGAATAGTAAACCAATAA
- the rsmI gene encoding 16S rRNA (cytidine(1402)-2'-O)-methyltransferase: MPTEPQPGTLYIVGTPIGNLEDITYRAVRVLQSVDLIAAEDTRHTGKLLHHFQVKAPQISYHDHNRHSRHPEILEHLTAGKAIALVTDAGMPGISDPGYELVIACIEANIPVVPIPGVSAVTTAVSASGLPTDRFIFEGFLPVKGQERQSRLDSLVSEARTIIIYESPHRLSQTIKDLTKVLGIERKIVLARELTKLYEEFWRGTLEQAATQLKNKEPQGEYTLVVAGTPTALPYLSAVEIESELKAIMLQKVSRSQASRQLAKVTAHSRQELYQIALTIVMNEAATET, translated from the coding sequence ATGCCTACCGAACCCCAACCAGGAACACTTTACATAGTTGGTACACCCATAGGCAACCTAGAGGATATCACCTATCGCGCCGTGCGAGTTTTGCAAAGTGTAGACCTTATTGCTGCCGAAGATACGCGCCATACGGGTAAGTTATTACATCATTTTCAGGTCAAAGCACCACAAATTAGCTATCACGACCACAACCGCCATAGCCGCCACCCCGAAATCTTAGAGCATTTAACAGCAGGAAAAGCGATCGCTTTAGTAACAGACGCGGGAATGCCGGGAATCTCTGATCCTGGCTACGAATTGGTTATTGCTTGCATTGAAGCTAATATTCCTGTAGTCCCCATTCCTGGAGTTAGTGCAGTAACTACAGCAGTTAGCGCCAGTGGCTTACCAACAGATAGGTTTATATTTGAGGGATTTCTACCCGTCAAAGGACAAGAAAGGCAAAGTCGCTTAGATTCTTTGGTTTCAGAAGCACGAACAATAATTATTTACGAGTCTCCCCACCGCTTGTCACAAACAATAAAAGATTTGACAAAAGTATTAGGAATAGAAAGAAAAATTGTTTTAGCGCGGGAATTGACTAAATTGTACGAAGAATTTTGGCGAGGAACTTTAGAGCAAGCAGCAACTCAGCTAAAAAATAAAGAACCTCAAGGCGAATACACTCTAGTTGTAGCAGGTACACCTACGGCTTTACCTTACCTTTCGGCGGTGGAAATTGAATCGGAGTTAAAAGCAATCATGCTCCAGAAAGTATCCAGATCCCAAGCCAGCCGTCAACTAGCAAAAGTTACCGCCCATTCTCGCCAAGAACTCTACCAGATTGCATTAACTATTGTGATGAATGAAGCAGCAACAGAAACTTAG
- a CDS encoding sugar kinase produces the protein MKGDRTIRGLFVGLVTLDFVYLATCAPKSNQKIVASDYTVSAGGPATNAAATFSYLGNEANLLSVVGNHPITELVKADLATCNVELSDLAPTTNSLPPVSSVIITQGTGERAVVSINAMKTQVTSSDVATELLSRSDIVLIDGHQMAVGNAIAREAKIKNIPVVIDGGSWKQGFERILPNVDYAICSANFHPPNCNNSEQVFAYLSSFGISHIAITHGEQPIEYLSNRQIHTINVPNVKIIDTLGAGDIFHGAFCHFILFKSFADSLVEAAQIAADSCQAFGTRRWMDTKG, from the coding sequence ATGAAGGGCGATCGCACAATTAGAGGATTATTCGTTGGCTTAGTAACATTGGACTTTGTTTACCTAGCGACTTGCGCTCCTAAAAGTAATCAAAAAATTGTTGCTTCTGATTATACTGTCTCTGCTGGTGGCCCGGCGACCAATGCTGCGGCAACTTTTAGTTATTTAGGCAACGAAGCAAATTTATTAAGTGTAGTGGGGAATCATCCTATCACCGAACTTGTTAAGGCAGATTTGGCAACTTGCAACGTAGAACTAAGCGATCTTGCCCCAACTACTAATTCTTTGCCCCCGGTATCTTCTGTTATTATCACTCAAGGGACAGGGGAAAGAGCGGTAGTTTCGATCAACGCGATGAAAACTCAAGTAACTAGCAGCGATGTAGCCACCGAGCTTTTGAGTAGAAGTGATATTGTCCTGATTGATGGGCATCAAATGGCTGTAGGAAATGCGATCGCGCGGGAAGCTAAAATAAAAAATATTCCTGTAGTAATTGATGGCGGTAGTTGGAAGCAAGGATTTGAGCGTATTTTACCTAATGTTGATTACGCGATTTGCTCGGCTAATTTTCATCCTCCCAACTGTAATAATAGCGAACAGGTGTTTGCTTATTTGTCTTCCTTTGGTATTTCCCATATTGCGATTACTCATGGCGAACAACCGATAGAATACTTGAGTAACCGTCAAATTCATACTATAAACGTTCCTAACGTTAAAATCATTGATACTTTAGGTGCTGGAGACATATTTCACGGAGCTTTTTGTCATTTTATATTATTTAAAAGTTTTGCTGATAGTTTAGTAGAAGCGGCTCAAATTGCGGCGGATTCTTGTCAAGCTTTCGGTACTCGGCGTTGGATGGATACTAAAGGATAA